In Arthrobacter sp. B3I4, the following proteins share a genomic window:
- a CDS encoding enoyl-CoA hydratase/isomerase family protein, which translates to MGEQAAEKTAATDEVLFERRGRLGVVTLNRPKAVNALTAGMAAAMLEQLTRWAHDDDVAAVLVHGAGERGLCAGGDIVAIYRDMLDGGDATADFWAVEYRLDLLISDYPKPYVAFMDGLVLGGGVGISAHGSVRIVTERTRMGMPETTIGFVPDVGGTLLLSRSPGETGTHAALTGAHLNGADALFLGLADIFVPSDRLEELASALETEAVDAAVARFAEPAPDSVLAAQQEWIDACYAGDDAEEIIRRLRTVGGEAVDVADTIEAKSPTAVKVALASVRRASGLTLAEALQQEYRVGLRFLAGPDFREGIRAQVVDKDRTPHWKPASIAEVGRDDVEAYFAPLGERELKLSKERDNV; encoded by the coding sequence GTGGGGGAGCAAGCGGCCGAAAAGACCGCCGCCACCGACGAAGTCCTGTTCGAACGGCGCGGCCGGCTCGGCGTCGTCACGCTTAACCGGCCTAAAGCCGTGAACGCGTTGACCGCAGGCATGGCCGCCGCGATGCTGGAGCAGCTCACGCGCTGGGCCCATGACGACGACGTAGCCGCCGTGCTGGTCCACGGCGCCGGCGAGCGGGGCCTGTGCGCCGGCGGCGACATCGTCGCCATCTACCGGGACATGCTCGACGGCGGGGACGCCACGGCGGACTTCTGGGCCGTCGAATACCGGCTGGACCTGCTGATCTCGGACTACCCCAAGCCCTACGTGGCCTTCATGGACGGGCTGGTCCTGGGCGGCGGCGTCGGCATCTCAGCCCACGGCTCGGTGCGGATCGTGACCGAACGCACCCGGATGGGCATGCCGGAAACCACCATCGGCTTCGTGCCCGACGTCGGCGGGACCCTGCTGCTGTCCCGTTCGCCGGGGGAGACCGGCACCCATGCGGCCCTGACCGGGGCGCACCTCAATGGCGCCGATGCTCTGTTCCTGGGACTTGCCGACATCTTCGTGCCCTCCGACCGGCTCGAGGAACTGGCATCCGCGCTGGAAACCGAGGCGGTGGACGCCGCCGTCGCACGCTTCGCCGAGCCCGCGCCCGACTCGGTCCTGGCCGCGCAACAGGAATGGATCGACGCCTGCTACGCCGGGGACGATGCCGAGGAGATCATCCGCCGGCTGCGCACCGTCGGCGGGGAGGCGGTGGACGTCGCGGACACTATCGAAGCCAAGTCCCCGACGGCGGTCAAGGTTGCCTTGGCCTCTGTGCGCCGGGCCTCCGGGCTGACCCTGGCCGAGGCCCTGCAGCAGGAGTACCGGGTGGGCCTGCGCTTCCTGGCCGGCCCGGATTTCCGTGAGGGCATCCGCGCCCAGGTGGTGGACAAGGACCGGACCCCGCACTGGAAGCCGGCCAGCATTGCCGAGGTGGGCCGTGACGACGTCGAGGCGTACTTCGCGCCGCTGGGCGAGCGCGAACTGAAACTTTCGAAGGAGCGCGACAATGTCTGA
- a CDS encoding CoA-acylating methylmalonate-semialdehyde dehydrogenase, which yields MVRELSHYVGGQHVEGTSGRFSDVYDPCTGEVQARLPLASAEEVRNVVSNAEKGQLEWAAMNPQRRGRILLKFVDLVNQNMDELATLLSSEHGKTFLDAKGDVQRGIEVVEFAAGAPHLLKGEFSDSAGTGIDVHSMRQPLGVVAGITPFNFPAMIPLWKSGPALAAGNSFILKPSERDPSVPLRLAELFTEAGLPDGVFNVINGDKEAVDALLEDPRVQAIGFVGSTPIAQYIYATAAAHGKRAQCFGGAKNHMVIMPDADLDMAADALIGAGFGSAGERCMAISVAVPVGQQTADALVQKLQERIADLKVGPSLAEDSDFGPVVAASAKERIEGYIAAGVEAGATLVTDGRGLKVEGYDGGFWVGPTLFDNVTKDMSIYREEIFGPVLSVLRAADYDEALRLCSEHEFGNGVAIFTRDGDAARDFASRVQVGMVGINVPIPVPIAYYTFGGWKASGFGDLNQHGADAFRFYTKTKTVTTRWPSGIRQGASFVMPEGS from the coding sequence ATGGTTCGTGAGCTTTCCCATTACGTCGGCGGGCAGCACGTGGAGGGCACCTCGGGGCGCTTCAGCGACGTCTACGACCCCTGCACCGGCGAGGTGCAGGCGCGGCTTCCGCTGGCCAGCGCGGAAGAGGTCCGCAACGTGGTCTCCAACGCCGAAAAAGGCCAGCTGGAGTGGGCCGCCATGAACCCGCAGCGCCGCGGCCGGATCCTGCTGAAGTTCGTGGACCTGGTCAATCAGAACATGGATGAACTCGCCACCCTGCTGTCCTCCGAGCACGGCAAGACGTTCCTTGACGCCAAGGGCGATGTACAGCGCGGCATCGAGGTCGTCGAGTTCGCCGCCGGGGCCCCGCACCTGCTCAAGGGAGAGTTCTCCGACAGCGCCGGGACCGGCATCGACGTCCACTCGATGCGGCAGCCCCTCGGCGTCGTCGCAGGCATCACCCCGTTCAACTTCCCTGCCATGATCCCGCTCTGGAAGTCAGGTCCGGCTCTTGCTGCCGGCAACTCCTTCATCCTCAAGCCCTCCGAACGGGACCCCTCCGTGCCGCTGCGCCTGGCCGAACTGTTCACCGAAGCGGGCCTGCCGGACGGCGTGTTCAACGTCATCAACGGCGACAAGGAAGCGGTCGACGCGCTGCTGGAGGACCCCCGCGTCCAGGCCATCGGCTTCGTCGGCTCCACCCCGATCGCGCAGTACATCTACGCCACCGCCGCCGCGCACGGCAAGCGGGCGCAGTGCTTCGGCGGCGCCAAGAACCACATGGTGATCATGCCGGACGCGGACCTGGACATGGCTGCCGATGCTCTGATTGGTGCCGGCTTCGGATCAGCCGGCGAACGCTGCATGGCCATCTCGGTCGCGGTCCCGGTGGGCCAGCAGACCGCCGACGCTCTGGTGCAGAAGCTGCAGGAACGGATCGCGGACCTGAAGGTGGGCCCCAGCCTGGCCGAGGACTCAGACTTCGGCCCGGTCGTCGCCGCCTCCGCCAAGGAACGGATCGAGGGGTACATCGCCGCCGGCGTCGAGGCCGGCGCCACCCTGGTCACCGATGGCCGCGGCCTCAAGGTAGAAGGCTACGACGGCGGCTTCTGGGTGGGCCCGACCCTTTTCGACAACGTCACCAAGGACATGTCGATCTACCGGGAGGAAATCTTCGGCCCGGTGCTCAGCGTGCTGCGCGCCGCGGACTACGACGAGGCCCTGCGCCTGTGCAGCGAGCACGAATTCGGCAACGGCGTGGCGATCTTCACCCGCGACGGCGACGCCGCCCGCGACTTCGCCAGCCGCGTCCAGGTGGGCATGGTGGGCATCAACGTGCCGATTCCCGTCCCGATCGCCTACTACACCTTCGGCGGCTGGAAGGCCTCGGGCTTCGGTGACCTGAACCAGCATGGCGCCGACGCCTTCCGCTTCTACACCAAGACCAAGACCGTCACCACCCGCTGGCCCTCGGGCATCCGCCAGGGCGCCAGCTTCGTGATGCCGGAAGGCAGCTAG
- a CDS encoding exodeoxyribonuclease III yields the protein MKIATWNVNSLRARADRVEAWLQRSDCDVLAIQETKCKDDNFPWELFERMGYEVAHFGVNQWNGVAIASRVGLDDVERTFLDQPAFGKGGLGEVKEARAIGATCGGIRVWSLYVPNGRALDDEHMPYKLSWLDTLRAHAEGWVQADPEAQIALMGDWNIAPRDEDVWDIDYFRSAGLTHVSEPERAAFRAFEDAGFSDVVRPHAPGPGVYTYWDYTQLRFPKKEGMRIDFVLASPALAGRVTGAAIDREERKGKGASDHAPVIVELAD from the coding sequence GTGAAAATTGCTACCTGGAATGTGAACTCGCTTCGTGCCCGTGCTGACCGCGTGGAGGCCTGGCTCCAGCGCTCCGATTGCGACGTCCTGGCCATCCAGGAAACCAAGTGCAAGGACGACAATTTCCCCTGGGAGCTGTTTGAGCGCATGGGCTACGAGGTGGCCCACTTCGGCGTGAACCAGTGGAATGGGGTCGCCATTGCGTCCCGCGTGGGCCTGGACGACGTCGAACGCACCTTTCTGGACCAGCCGGCGTTTGGCAAGGGCGGCCTGGGCGAGGTGAAGGAGGCCCGGGCGATCGGTGCCACCTGCGGAGGTATCCGGGTCTGGAGCCTCTATGTGCCTAACGGGCGGGCGCTCGATGATGAGCACATGCCCTACAAGCTCAGCTGGCTGGACACCCTGCGCGCCCATGCCGAGGGGTGGGTCCAGGCCGATCCCGAGGCGCAGATTGCGCTGATGGGCGATTGGAACATCGCCCCGCGGGATGAAGACGTCTGGGACATCGACTACTTCCGCTCGGCGGGCCTGACGCACGTCAGCGAACCGGAACGCGCAGCCTTCCGCGCGTTCGAGGACGCGGGGTTCTCGGATGTGGTCCGTCCCCATGCCCCGGGCCCCGGGGTTTACACCTACTGGGACTACACCCAGCTGCGGTTCCCCAAGAAGGAAGGCATGCGGATCGACTTCGTCCTCGCGTCCCCCGCCCTGGCCGGCCGGGTGACCGGGGCAGCGATTGACCGCGAGGAGCGTAAGGGCAAGGGCGCCTCGGACCACGCCCCGGTGATCGTCGAGCTGGCTGACTGA
- a CDS encoding LacI family DNA-binding transcriptional regulator has translation MARTTDRAQRGGHAGVSIEDVAAAAGVSTATVSRAVRGLPRVSPATREKILIVAEALGYVASSSASGLATGRTRTIGVLAPFVSRWFFSKAIEGADRELHGRQYNLSLFNLGGHGSHRERLFSKTMVYKQIDALLVLCMALSPEELEHLQKIDIPLVVVGGHVEGCAYIGIDDYAAASTAVRHLIGLGHRDIALLHGDDETDLNFDVPRVRIRAFHDVMSQAGLAVRPEWDVWGDFTVHSGQEAFQRLWSRPGPKPSAIFCASDEMAIGVLFEARRAGVRVPEDLSVVGIDDHEFSAVAGLTTVGQRPDEQGELATKMLLDELDGIVGAVRSTVAPHELIVRSTTAPPRRAEPVASVSGSRLPKI, from the coding sequence GTGGCACGGACAACAGACAGGGCGCAGCGCGGCGGCCACGCCGGCGTCAGCATTGAGGACGTGGCTGCCGCTGCGGGCGTGTCCACCGCCACTGTCTCCCGTGCCGTCCGCGGCCTTCCCCGGGTGTCGCCCGCCACGCGGGAAAAAATCCTGATCGTCGCCGAGGCCCTGGGCTACGTGGCCTCCTCCTCGGCCTCCGGGCTGGCCACGGGCCGGACCCGCACCATCGGGGTGCTGGCCCCCTTTGTCAGCCGCTGGTTCTTCTCGAAAGCCATTGAAGGCGCGGACCGCGAACTTCACGGCCGCCAGTACAATCTGTCGCTGTTCAACCTGGGCGGCCATGGCAGCCACCGGGAGCGGCTGTTCAGCAAGACTATGGTCTACAAACAGATTGACGCGCTCCTGGTCCTCTGTATGGCCTTGAGCCCGGAGGAACTTGAGCACCTGCAGAAGATCGACATCCCGCTGGTCGTGGTCGGCGGCCACGTCGAGGGCTGCGCGTATATCGGGATCGACGACTACGCAGCGGCCTCCACCGCGGTGCGCCACCTCATCGGCCTGGGCCACCGGGACATCGCACTGCTGCACGGCGATGACGAGACGGACCTGAACTTCGACGTTCCGCGGGTTCGGATCAGGGCGTTCCATGACGTCATGAGCCAGGCCGGTCTGGCGGTCCGGCCTGAGTGGGACGTGTGGGGCGACTTCACCGTCCACAGTGGCCAGGAAGCGTTCCAGCGGCTGTGGTCCCGGCCCGGTCCGAAGCCCTCCGCAATTTTTTGCGCCTCGGATGAGATGGCCATCGGCGTCTTGTTCGAGGCCCGCCGGGCCGGCGTCCGGGTGCCGGAGGACCTGTCGGTGGTGGGCATCGATGATCACGAGTTTTCCGCCGTCGCCGGACTGACGACCGTGGGCCAGCGTCCGGACGAGCAGGGTGAGCTGGCCACCAAAATGCTGCTTGACGAGCTCGACGGGATCGTCGGCGCAGTACGCTCCACCGTGGCCCCGCACGAGTTGATCGTCCGGAGCACGACGGCGCCACCGCGGCGTGCGGAGCCCGTCGCGTCCGTCTCTGGCTCGCGGCTGCCGAAGATCTAG
- a CDS encoding carbohydrate ABC transporter permease, whose translation MTAATTELRAQQDRGRKTAQNREKWAQGRTYISALVILIWCLAPAYWMVVTAFREVGFTYDTSILPTHVTLDNFKTAFDTSFGNHFGQALLNSVFIGATVTVVSLLIGVFAAYALARLNFRFKYLVLGFILGASMFPGVALITPLFQLFTNIGWMGTYQALIIPNISFVLPLTVYTMTSFFREMPWELEESARVDGCTQGQAFRKVIMPLAAPAIFTTAILAFISSWNEFLIASQLSSDKTQPVTVAIASFAGAQPNQIPYTAIMAAGTIVTIPLVILVLVFQRKIVAGLTAGAVK comes from the coding sequence ATGACCGCCGCCACGACCGAGCTGCGCGCGCAGCAGGACCGTGGGCGCAAGACCGCCCAGAACCGGGAGAAGTGGGCCCAGGGCCGGACGTACATCAGCGCCCTGGTCATCCTCATCTGGTGCCTGGCTCCGGCGTACTGGATGGTGGTGACGGCGTTCCGCGAGGTCGGCTTCACCTACGACACCTCGATCCTGCCCACGCACGTCACGCTGGACAACTTCAAGACCGCGTTCGACACGTCGTTCGGCAACCACTTCGGCCAGGCGCTGCTCAACAGCGTCTTCATCGGCGCCACCGTGACCGTGGTCTCGTTGCTGATCGGCGTCTTCGCGGCCTACGCCCTGGCCCGGTTGAACTTCCGGTTCAAGTACCTCGTGCTGGGCTTCATCCTGGGAGCGTCAATGTTCCCCGGCGTCGCCCTCATCACCCCGCTCTTCCAGCTGTTTACCAACATCGGCTGGATGGGTACCTACCAGGCCCTGATCATCCCGAACATTTCCTTCGTGCTGCCGCTGACCGTCTACACCATGACGTCGTTCTTCCGCGAAATGCCGTGGGAGCTCGAGGAATCGGCGCGCGTCGACGGGTGCACCCAGGGCCAGGCGTTCCGGAAGGTGATCATGCCGCTCGCGGCTCCGGCCATCTTCACGACGGCCATCCTGGCGTTCATTTCCTCGTGGAATGAATTCCTGATCGCCAGCCAGCTCTCGTCCGACAAGACCCAGCCGGTCACCGTCGCCATCGCGAGCTTCGCCGGCGCGCAGCCCAACCAGATCCCCTACACGGCGATCATGGCGGCCGGCACCATCGTGACGATTCCACTGGTGATCCTGGTGCTGGTGTTCCAGCGCAAGATCGTGGCCGGCCTGACGGCCGGCGCGGTCAAGTGA
- a CDS encoding carbohydrate ABC transporter permease, with the protein MATELGPTPVKKPASGRTEPQRPPKGVGEDNVIASQGKWASWLLAPTIIALAVVIVYPIISAIVMSFQADAGLDPATGLFTEGGPAGFSNYVNWIAQQCAAPAGGTVACPPGTLGSQFWSATATTFFFTIVTVTLETVLGFWMAMIMARTFKGRSLVRAAVLVPWAIPTAVTAKLWLFIFAFEGIANKLFNTSILWTGSEWPAKWAVIIADVWKTTPFMALLILAGLQMIPAEVYEAAKVDGATAWQRFRMITLPLVKPALMVAILFRTLDALRMFDLPYILTGGANNTTTLSILVINQIRQGFNVAAALSTITFIIIFLVAFIFVRFLGANVVEQQTGASKGKK; encoded by the coding sequence ATGGCAACTGAATTGGGCCCGACGCCGGTAAAGAAGCCGGCGTCGGGCAGGACCGAGCCCCAGCGCCCACCAAAGGGGGTCGGGGAAGACAACGTCATTGCGAGCCAGGGCAAGTGGGCCTCGTGGCTGCTGGCCCCCACGATCATCGCGCTGGCCGTCGTGATCGTTTACCCGATCATCAGCGCCATCGTGATGTCTTTCCAGGCCGACGCCGGCCTGGATCCGGCCACCGGCCTCTTCACCGAGGGCGGTCCGGCCGGTTTCTCGAACTACGTCAACTGGATCGCCCAGCAGTGCGCGGCGCCCGCCGGCGGCACTGTCGCTTGCCCTCCCGGCACACTGGGATCCCAGTTCTGGTCCGCGACCGCCACGACGTTCTTCTTCACCATCGTGACCGTGACGCTGGAAACCGTGCTCGGCTTCTGGATGGCCATGATCATGGCCCGGACCTTCAAGGGCCGCAGCCTGGTCCGCGCCGCCGTCCTCGTGCCGTGGGCCATCCCCACGGCCGTCACGGCCAAGCTCTGGCTCTTCATTTTCGCCTTCGAGGGCATCGCCAACAAGCTCTTCAACACCTCGATCCTGTGGACCGGCAGCGAGTGGCCGGCCAAGTGGGCGGTCATCATCGCAGACGTCTGGAAAACCACGCCGTTCATGGCGCTGCTGATCCTGGCCGGACTGCAGATGATCCCCGCCGAAGTGTACGAAGCAGCCAAGGTCGACGGCGCCACCGCCTGGCAGCGGTTCCGCATGATCACCCTGCCGCTGGTCAAGCCGGCACTCATGGTGGCCATCCTGTTCCGCACCTTGGATGCGCTCCGCATGTTCGACCTGCCCTACATCCTGACCGGCGGCGCGAACAACACCACCACGCTGTCCATCCTGGTGATCAACCAGATCAGGCAAGGCTTCAATGTGGCCGCGGCGCTGTCCACCATCACGTTCATCATCATTTTCCTTGTCGCCTTCATCTTCGTCCGGTTCCTCGGCGCGAACGTTGTGGAGCAACAGACCGGCGCTAGTAAGGGGAAGAAATGA
- a CDS encoding ABC transporter substrate-binding protein: MKTRKYLLPVAAAGVLALSLSACGGGGGSTGGGGGSAGGGDAAANLEGRGPITYVQGKDNSNVVRPLIEKWNAAHPNEKVTFKEQTDQADQQHDDLVQNFQAKNANYDVVSVDVVWTAEFAAKGWLQPLKDKMALDTAGMLKPTLDAASYKGTLYAAPESSDGGILYYRKDLVPTPPKTWDEMMSMCSIAKTNNIGCYSGQFSKYEGLTVNASEAINSAGGSVLDKEGKPSLNTPEAKAGLENLAKAYANGNIPKEAITYKEEESRQAFQDGKLLFLRNWPYVYNLAVTEGSSKVKDVLGMTALPGKSGPGASSLGGHSAGMSVYSKNKATALDFLKFLTTEETQKFFATQGSLAPVLTKLYDDKDLIAKLPYLPVLKTSIENAVPRPVTPFYPAVTKAIQDNAYPAIKGEKAVDAALSDMQKSIETATAGK, from the coding sequence ATGAAAACCCGTAAGTATCTACTTCCCGTAGCCGCGGCCGGTGTCTTGGCCCTCTCCCTCTCCGCCTGCGGTGGTGGCGGCGGAAGCACCGGCGGTGGCGGCGGCTCCGCCGGGGGCGGCGACGCTGCGGCCAACCTCGAGGGTCGCGGACCGATCACGTACGTCCAGGGCAAGGACAACAGCAACGTCGTCCGCCCGCTGATTGAAAAGTGGAACGCCGCGCACCCGAACGAGAAGGTCACGTTCAAGGAGCAGACCGACCAGGCCGACCAGCAGCACGACGACCTCGTCCAGAACTTCCAGGCCAAGAACGCCAACTACGACGTCGTCAGCGTCGACGTCGTCTGGACCGCGGAATTTGCCGCGAAGGGCTGGCTCCAGCCGCTCAAGGACAAGATGGCACTCGACACGGCCGGCATGCTGAAGCCGACCCTTGACGCCGCCTCCTACAAGGGCACCCTCTACGCCGCGCCGGAATCGTCCGACGGCGGCATCCTGTACTACCGCAAGGACCTGGTCCCCACCCCGCCCAAAACGTGGGACGAGATGATGAGCATGTGCTCCATCGCCAAGACCAACAACATCGGCTGCTACTCAGGCCAGTTCTCGAAGTACGAGGGACTCACGGTCAACGCCTCGGAGGCGATCAACTCCGCTGGCGGTTCCGTACTGGACAAGGAAGGCAAGCCCAGCCTGAACACGCCTGAGGCGAAGGCCGGCCTCGAGAACCTGGCCAAGGCCTACGCGAACGGCAACATCCCCAAGGAAGCGATCACCTACAAGGAAGAAGAATCACGCCAGGCGTTCCAGGACGGCAAGCTGCTGTTCCTGCGCAACTGGCCATACGTCTACAACCTGGCCGTCACTGAAGGGTCCTCCAAGGTCAAGGACGTGCTCGGCATGACCGCCCTCCCCGGCAAGTCCGGCCCCGGTGCTTCCTCGCTTGGCGGCCACAGCGCCGGCATGAGTGTCTACTCCAAGAACAAGGCCACCGCGCTGGACTTCCTGAAGTTCCTCACTACGGAGGAGACGCAGAAGTTCTTCGCCACCCAGGGTTCGCTGGCTCCGGTACTGACCAAGCTCTACGACGACAAGGATCTCATCGCCAAACTGCCGTACCTGCCGGTGCTGAAGACCTCGATCGAGAATGCGGTGCCGCGTCCGGTCACCCCGTTCTACCCGGCCGTTACCAAGGCTATTCAGGACAACGCCTACCCGGCTATCAAGGGCGAAAAAGCGGTTGACGCAGCGCTGTCCGACATGCAGAAATCCATCGAGACTGCCACCGCAGGAAAGTAG
- a CDS encoding DUF6286 domain-containing protein → MMERVLVRETTASRAPASVIAAILVIAVCAYALLETAVRAVGQPPWLIDPQTAADRITALPAGVPPLLLGVIGVVLFVAGLFFFLSAVLPGRRARHVLADPRAAVVVDDEVIASALARRGRLAANVTQEQVMVVVSRNQVQVNVRPTSGVPLRAADVQAAVEAELREMGLTPMPEVRVNVAASGVIGA, encoded by the coding sequence GTGATGGAACGGGTCCTGGTCAGGGAAACCACCGCCTCCCGGGCTCCGGCATCCGTTATTGCCGCAATCCTCGTCATCGCGGTGTGCGCCTACGCGCTGCTGGAGACCGCAGTACGCGCCGTCGGACAGCCACCCTGGCTGATCGACCCGCAGACCGCGGCGGACCGGATCACCGCCCTTCCGGCGGGAGTTCCACCGCTGCTGCTCGGGGTCATTGGAGTCGTCCTTTTCGTGGCGGGTCTGTTCTTCTTCCTCAGCGCGGTGCTGCCGGGCCGCCGGGCCCGGCATGTGCTCGCCGATCCGAGGGCCGCCGTCGTTGTCGATGACGAGGTGATCGCTTCCGCCCTGGCCCGCCGCGGGCGGCTGGCAGCCAACGTGACGCAGGAACAAGTGATGGTCGTAGTGTCCAGAAACCAGGTGCAGGTCAACGTCCGGCCGACCTCCGGTGTGCCGCTCCGCGCAGCGGACGTGCAGGCTGCGGTGGAGGCGGAATTGCGCGAAATGGGCCTGACACCCATGCCCGAAGTGCGCGTCAACGTGGCCGCCTCGGGGGTGATCGGCGCATGA
- a CDS encoding Asp23/Gls24 family envelope stress response protein, producing MEYPNSQPTAGPPVGASPALPTAGAPVVLPVATGRTVISEAAVAKVAGIAARAVPGVYSLGSAPSRALGAIRDAVGSLDHATGVRAEVGETQVAVDIDLVALYGTPLHPLADQIRAAVYAAVEELVGLQVIEVNIEIHDVFVPGPARPSTAAEARPAREVLQ from the coding sequence ATGGAATATCCGAATTCTCAGCCGACAGCCGGCCCGCCGGTGGGAGCATCTCCGGCTTTACCGACAGCAGGGGCGCCCGTTGTGCTACCGGTGGCAACCGGCCGAACCGTGATATCCGAGGCGGCCGTCGCGAAGGTCGCCGGCATCGCGGCCCGCGCAGTTCCCGGCGTTTATTCCCTCGGCTCCGCCCCCTCCCGCGCCCTGGGAGCGATCCGCGACGCCGTCGGCAGCCTTGACCACGCCACCGGGGTCCGGGCCGAGGTCGGTGAGACGCAGGTGGCCGTGGACATCGACCTCGTGGCGCTCTACGGCACGCCCCTGCATCCCTTGGCGGACCAGATCCGTGCCGCCGTTTACGCCGCCGTGGAAGAGCTCGTCGGTCTCCAGGTGATTGAAGTCAACATCGAGATCCACGACGTATTCGTCCCCGGCCCGGCCAGGCCGTCCACCGCCGCCGAAGCACGGCCCGCGCGGGAGGTCCTGCAGTGA
- a CDS encoding LLM class flavin-dependent oxidoreductase yields MLVSGVKSIGFLSFGHWTDHPESGTRSASDALLQAIDLAVAAEELGADGAYFRVHHFAQQYASPFPLLAAIGARTSRIEIGTGVIDMRYENPLYMAEDAGAADLISGGRLQLGISRGSPEQVIDGWRHFGFAPAEGESDADMGRRHTERLLEVLTGEGFAAPSPRPMFPNPPGLLRIEPYSAGLRERIWWGSGSNATAVWAAKLGMNLQSSTLKDDESGKPFHVQQAEQIELYRQAWKEAGHEREPRVSVSRSIFALTEERDWQYFGRDRRSSDQVGYIDEKTRAVFGRSYAGAPDELAAKLAEDEAIAAADTLLLTVPNQLGVDYNAHVIEAVLTQVAPQLGWR; encoded by the coding sequence ATGTTGGTTTCTGGTGTGAAGAGCATCGGATTCCTGTCCTTTGGCCATTGGACCGACCACCCCGAGTCGGGCACGCGCAGCGCGTCCGACGCGCTGCTGCAGGCCATCGACCTCGCCGTCGCGGCCGAGGAGCTGGGGGCGGACGGCGCCTACTTCCGCGTCCACCACTTCGCACAGCAGTACGCCTCCCCCTTCCCGCTGCTCGCTGCCATCGGGGCCCGGACCAGCCGCATCGAGATCGGTACCGGGGTGATCGACATGCGCTACGAGAACCCGCTCTACATGGCGGAGGACGCTGGCGCGGCCGATCTGATCTCGGGGGGCCGGCTTCAGCTCGGCATCAGCAGGGGTTCACCCGAACAGGTCATCGACGGGTGGCGCCACTTCGGCTTCGCCCCCGCTGAGGGCGAGTCCGACGCCGACATGGGCCGCAGGCATACCGAGCGTTTGCTTGAGGTGCTGACCGGTGAGGGTTTCGCGGCGCCGAGCCCGCGTCCGATGTTCCCGAACCCTCCGGGGCTGCTGCGCATTGAACCGTACTCGGCGGGCCTGCGTGAGCGCATTTGGTGGGGTTCGGGTTCGAACGCCACGGCCGTCTGGGCGGCGAAGCTCGGCATGAACCTGCAAAGTTCCACGCTCAAGGACGACGAGAGCGGCAAGCCCTTCCATGTCCAGCAGGCCGAGCAGATCGAGCTCTACCGGCAGGCCTGGAAGGAGGCGGGGCACGAGCGGGAGCCACGCGTCTCGGTCAGCCGCAGCATCTTCGCGCTGACGGAGGAGCGTGACTGGCAATACTTCGGCCGGGACCGCCGCAGCTCTGACCAGGTGGGCTACATCGACGAGAAAACGCGCGCGGTCTTTGGCCGGTCCTACGCGGGTGCCCCGGACGAGCTGGCCGCCAAGCTGGCCGAAGATGAGGCGATCGCGGCGGCAGATACCTTGCTGCTCACGGTCCCTAACCAGCTGGGTGTGGATTACAACGCCCACGTCATTGAGGCGGTCCTGACGCAGGTAGCGCCCCAGCTCGGCTGGCGCTGA
- a CDS encoding SRPBCC family protein → MSETSIRHHQESVTVQASPEALYDLVSDITRTGEWSPVCTSCWWDNDVDAGQIGAWFTGRNELPHRSWETRSQVAAADRGREFAWVVGGRFVRWGFTLTPAGAGTTLSESWDFLPAGIAMFEEKFGDKAKLQIRDRTQQALDGIPKTLAAIKRIAESSAA, encoded by the coding sequence ATGAGTGAAACAAGCATCCGCCATCACCAGGAGTCCGTCACAGTTCAGGCGTCACCCGAAGCGCTCTACGATCTGGTTTCCGATATTACCCGCACGGGCGAGTGGAGTCCGGTCTGCACGTCGTGCTGGTGGGACAATGACGTCGACGCCGGTCAGATCGGGGCCTGGTTCACCGGACGTAATGAACTCCCGCACCGGTCCTGGGAGACCCGGTCGCAGGTGGCGGCCGCCGACCGCGGCCGCGAGTTCGCGTGGGTTGTGGGCGGCCGCTTCGTCCGCTGGGGCTTCACGCTGACCCCGGCAGGCGCAGGGACGACCCTGAGCGAGTCCTGGGACTTCCTGCCGGCCGGGATTGCAATGTTCGAGGAAAAGTTCGGTGACAAGGCGAAACTTCAAATCAGAGACCGCACGCAGCAGGCCCTCGACGGTATCCCCAAAACTCTCGCCGCGATAAAGCGGATCGCCGAATCCTCTGCTGCATGA